One Kazachstania africana CBS 2517 chromosome 5, complete genome DNA window includes the following coding sequences:
- the GLY1 gene encoding threonine aldolase GLY1 (similar to Saccharomyces cerevisiae GLY1 (YEL046C); ancestral locus Anc_1.489), with amino-acid sequence MTTEVMDLPPEYVSPANDLRSDTFTTPTPEMIKYALSASCGDAVYGEDIDTARLEKTVAKLAGKESGLFCVSGTLSNQIALRCHLFQPPYTILCDYRAHVYTHEAAGLAILSQAMVVPVIPSNGNYMTLEDIKSHYIPDDGDIHGAPTKVISLENTLHGIVYPLKELIRIKGWCLENGIKLHCDGARIWNAAIAADVPLKQYGEIFDSISICLSKSIGAPMGSVLVGDLKFIKRCNHIRKQQGGGIRQSGIMAKMALYNINTDWKARLAYSHRLAANLAAFCKANGIPLESPADTNFVFIDLRKAMMDPDVLVKKGLKYNVKLMGGRVSFHYQVSEETLEKVKLAILETFQYAKEHPFDQNGPTQIYRSESTEIDIHGNAIQEIKTYKY; translated from the coding sequence ATGACTACTGAAGTTATGGATTTACCTCCAGAATATGTCTCTCCTGCTAACGATTTACGTTCAGACACTTTCACCACTCCAACCCCAGAAATGATCAAATACGCTCTTTCTGCCTCCTGTGGTGACGCTGTCTATGGTGAAGATATCGATACCGCAAGATTAGAAAAAACTGTCGCTAAATTGGCCGGTAAAGAATCTGGTCTATTCTGTGTTTCAGGTactctttcaaatcaaattgCTTTAAGATGTCACCTATTCCAGCCTCCTTACACCATCCTTTGTGACTACAGAGCTCATGTCTACACTCATGAGGCTGCCGGTCTAGCTATCTTATCTCAAGCTATGGTTGTCCCTGTTATTCCTTCAAACGGTAACTACATGACTTTAGAAGATATCAAATCTCACTACATCCCAGATGATGGTGATATTCACGGTGCCCCAACTAAAGTCATCTCTTTGGAGAACACTCTACACGGTATCGTCTACCCATTAAAGGAATTAATCAGAATTAAAGGTTGGTGTTTAGAAAATGGTATCAAATTACATTGTGATGGTGCCAGAATCTGGAATGCTGCCATCGCTGCCGATGTTCCACTAAAACAATACGGTGAAATTTTCGATTCCATCTCCATCTGTCTTTCTAAATCTATTGGTGCTCCAATGGGTTCTGTCTTAGTCGgtgatttgaaattcattaaaagaTGTAACCATATTAGAAAACAACAAGGTGGTGGTATTAGGCAATCTGGTATCATGGCGAAGATGGCTCTTTACAACATCAACACTGACTGGAAGGCAAGATTGGCTTACTCTCACCGTCTAGCTGCTAATTTAGCTGCTTTCTGTAAAGCAAATGGTATCCCATTGGAATCTCCAGCTGACACCAATTTCGTCTTCATCGATTTAAGAAAAGCTATGATGGACCCAGATGTCCTTGTCAAGAAAGGTCTTAAATATAACGTCAAGTTAATGGGTGGTAGAGTCTCTTTCCACTACCAAGTCTCCGAGGAAACTTTAGAAAAAGTTAAGTTGGCTATCCTAGAAACTTTCCAATACGCTAAAGAACATCCTTTCGATCAAAATGGTCCAACTCAGATTTACCGTAGTGAATCTACCGAAATTGACATTCATGGTAATgcaattcaagaaattaaaactTACAAATACTAA
- the GTA1 gene encoding Gta1p (similar to Saccharomyces cerevisiae YEL043W; ancestral locus Anc_1.487) — protein MTLHSFCISLAILWLLLRLYKFLSIPVSEIVNTLNIKTPPAVKVSIDKISSTSITIHWENEPTINNSDNYISYFLLYMNNSQVAIFPNNPKSLYTCCSITNLTSQTQYQLDFITVNNMGFVNKVPSIYCMTKEKNNVEYTNEESGLKDREWRRNPVTSRVTRTPSNDSPVMESNDSNPNTYTNLTSLKDLENYSIDDLKKILICSQEYLHDVLAKKNVLANDFRDTKLGLELELENLKIQWSHEIEFKRSLKSNIKSLENSKLLSDLKFEKLQEKIENSKTKITKMKNDIDRWNELEQDDLNLDYLKEKYDKMINDKTNSLKEMDDKVKALQEEIIFKDDENKKLNVLKRTSSSTTLDDLNKPSSNDLFNSNQMTSILKKLDECSNEKTGLSNVKGEDHLSKLNENSMLGKLINEQLIIDNNNEYLWKSTKTNLIKRISSLQDKFNEIMVQNNRLKATIYAQPYAVNNNAPVEATPPHFLPNIATSNSSSNLALLNSKRGQTAKPLLSAFNVSSSDNSPQYQDAAASNLNQVNPSLIVSNSSQQGYLSPMSSNTASFLPSNNNPNMLHDDTIGHPWGFSSPQAPIQPQRNEEDQTFEYDDANHLIMGLQDIIYDETEYPESISNYSKVFTTDQLDSYWTDPKRNASGSNNHKKELPEQLRSPLPSSYNNDVFISPSSMQTPMNGTTLSSSISHKPFGVDGFTTSPYYNGTDTNHQINLALPLHDSYATQSTELDPLAVSESTNVNPDETITEGDEMAANHDATIFHSPSFNFMWHNTKSPRKTSSGSDAQRHKRNKSNSSSRSSWSNKLSLRHKSTSKPSMVIDEATNASVSSGDSVKKEGNDAANEEHANSGRKMSKLLSRSTMNSIFKLSSHDSHSPSTQQS, from the coding sequence ATGACGCTACATTCATTTTGCATATCGTTGGCTATCCTGTGGCTGCTCCTCAGATTATACAAATTTCTGTCCATTCCTGTCTCTGAGATCGTCAATACTCTTAATATAAAGACCCCTCCAGCCGTTAAAGTGTCTATCGACAAGATTTCGTCGACTTCAATAACGATACATTGGGAAAATGAACCCACAATAAACAATTCTGACAATTACATATCATATTTCTTACTCTACATGAACAATTCACAGGTTGCTATATTCCCAAACAATCCAAAATCACTATACACATGTTGCTCTATCACGAATCTAACTTCGCAAACGCAATACCAATTGGATTTCATTACTGTAAATAATATGGGATTTGTCAATAAAGTTCCATCCATCTATTGTATGactaaagaaaagaataatgTTGAGTATACTAATGAAGAATCAGGTTTGAAAGATAGAGAATGGAGACGTAATCCAGTGACTTCAAGGGTAACTAGGACACCTTCAAATGATTCTCCAGTAATGGAAAGTAACGACTCAAATCCTAATACATACACAAATTTGACctctttgaaagatttggaaaattattcaattgatgatttgaagaagattttgatttgcTCACAAGAGTATCTACATGATGTattggcaaaaaaaaatgtcttGGCCAATGATTTCAGAGATACCAAGCTAGGTTTAGAATTAGAACTAGAGAATTTAAAAATCCAATGGTCtcatgaaattgaattcaaaagatctttaaaatcaaatattaaatctttagaaaattcaaaattattatctgatttgaaatttgaaaaattgcaggaaaaaattgagaattCTAAAACCAAAATTACTAAAATGAAAAACGACATTGATCGTTGGAATGAATTGGAGCAAGACGatttaaatttggattatcttaaagaaaaatatgacaAAATGATTAATGATAAAACTAACTCTCTGAAGGAAATGGATGATAAAGTAAAAGCATTACAAGAAGAgattattttcaaagatgatgaaaataagaaattaAATGTCTTGAAAAGAACTTCTTCCTCAACGACCTTGGACGATTTAAATAAACCTTCCTCCaatgatttattcaatagTAATCAAATGACAAGTATATTAAAGAAACTTGATGAGTGTTCCAACGAAAAAACTGGCTTATCAAATGTTAAGGGAGAAGATCATTTGTCGAAACtaaatgaaaatagtaTGCTGGGAAAACTAATTAATGAACAACTGataattgataataataatgaatatcTATGGAAATCCACCAAAACAAATCTTATCAAAAGAATAAGCTCTTTACAGGATAAgttcaatgaaatcatGGTACAAAACAACCGATTAAAGGCAACTATATACGCGCAACCATATGCTGTTAACAATAACGCACCCGTTGAAGCGACGCCTCCACATTTCCTACCAAACATAGCTACATCAAACTCAAGCTCAAATCTAGCTCTTTTGAACAGTAAAAGAGGTCAAACTGCTAAACCGCTACTTTCAGCATTCAATGTTAGTTCTAGCGATAATAGTCCTCAATACCAGGATGCGGCTgcatcaaatttaaatcaaGTTAATCCGTCGTTAATTGTATCGAATTCGAGTCAGCAAGGTTATTTGTCACCTATGAGCTCCAACACAGCATCATTTTTACCAAGCAATAACAACCCAAACATGTTACATGACGATACCATTGGACATCCTTGGGGATTTTCATCCCCACAAGCTCCTATTCAACCACAGAGAAATGAGGAGGATCAGACTTTTGAGTATGATGATGCTAATCATTTAATTATGGGATTACAAGATATTATATATGATGAAACAGAATATCCTGAATCTATTAGcaattattcaaaagtaTTCACTACAGATCAATTAGACAGCTACTGGACAGATCCAAAGAGAAATGCTAGCGGTAGTAACAACCATAAAAAAGAGCTTCCAGAACAATTAAGGAGTCCACTACCTTCCTCGTACAACAACGATGTCTTTATATCTCCTTCGTCGATGCAGACACCCATGAATGGCACCACTTTGAGCTCAAGTATCTCTCATAAACCATTTGGTGTTGATGGATTCACCACAAGTCCTTATTACAATGGTACGGATACCaatcatcaaataaatCTCGCATTACCACTGCATGACTCCTACGCAACCCAATCAACTGAACTTGATCCCTTGGCCGTTAGCGAAAGCACCAACGTTAATCCCGACGAGACAATCACAGAAGGTGACGAAATGGCAGCTAACCATGATGCAACCATATTCCATTCaccttctttcaatttcatgtGGCATAATACCAAATCACCTCGCAAGACGTCGTCGGGCAGTGACGCTCAACGTCATAAGAGAAATAAGAGCAATAGTAGTAGTAGGTCAAGTTGGAGCAATAAACTATCGCTGAGACACAAAAGCACAAGCAAACCATCTATGGTAATCGACGAAGCTACTAATGCGTCGGTGAGTTCCGGTGATTCTGTGAAGAAAGAAGGTAACGATGCGGCTAATGAAGAACACGCTAATAGTGGCAGAAAAATGTCAAAACTACTATCGAGAAGCACAATGAATAGCATTTTCAAGCTCTCTTCTCATGATTCGCATTCTCCTTCCACTCAGCAATCGtaa
- the IES6 gene encoding Ies6p (similar to Saccharomyces cerevisiae IES6 (YEL044W); ancestral locus Anc_1.488) has protein sequence MAIPPGRNTAASDQRLEFLRKVAELNHVNTPLKKLHYKKVNKRHKSVKQLLSDENKRINAVLSSEVKPKVNVTYFTLNAPPSLRPAKKYCDITGLKGNYKSPTNNLRYHNSEIYQAVIKPMPSGIDQEYLKLRGANFVLK, from the coding sequence ATGGCCATTCCTCCTGGTAGAAACACTGCTGCTAGTGATCAAAGACTCGAATTTCTAAGGAAAGTTGCAGAGCTAAATCACGTTAATACACCATTAAAAAAACTGCATTACAAGAAAGTTAACAAGAGACATAAATCAGTGAAACAACTTCTCTCTGatgaaaacaaaagaatCAATGCAGTGCTCAGTTCTGAAGTCAAGCCCAAAGTCAACGTCACCTATTTCACTTTGAACGCTCCGCCTTCTCTAAGGCCAGCCAAGAAATACTGTGATATTACTGGTCTAAAAGGCAATTACAAGTCCCCCACAAACAACCTCAGATACCACAATTCTGAAATCTATCAAGCTGTCATCAAACCAATGCCATCCGGTATTGATCAAGagtatttgaaattgagaGGCGCAAACTTCGTCCTCAAATAA
- the GDA1 gene encoding guanosine diphosphatase (similar to Saccharomyces cerevisiae GDA1 (YEL042W); ancestral locus Anc_1.485) yields MARLLRNYRVLIAALATVMLILLLKASSNSPTSIDISRSVASGISRLENPNEADDSVSALPISNTSGFVADEKTDSKNPELTNALKSATGANCDEKDTQFVIMVDAGSTGSRVHIYEFNTCTSPPTLVKETFDMLKPGLSSFDTDSIGAANSLDPLLQKALDVIPLDKRSCTPIAVKATAGLRLLGEAKSDKTLAAVRSHLENDYPFAVVKGDGISIMSGEEEGVYAWVTTNYLLGNIGSKGDKLPTTAVFDLGGGSTQIVFEPSFPPNEKMVEGEYKYDLSFGGHDYSLYQFSHLGYGLMQGRNKINAVLVETAIKDNKITKGDTTTTHQLVSPCLPPGVSALKETVKLEDGSTYLVDFEGPKVATGAQCRFIADSILNKDAVCSQPPCSFNGVHQPSLVRTFKETSDLYIFSYFYDRTRPLGMPLSFTLNELYDLSRMVCNGEEVWESAFANIDGSIAELKNDPHFCQDLTFQVSLLHTGYDIPLHRELRTAQTINNNELGWCLGASLPLLEGTNWSCKLSKAM; encoded by the coding sequence ATGGCACGTCTGTTGAGGAATTACCGTGTCCTGATAGCCGCTTTGGCTACAGTGATGCTTATTTTACTTTTGAAAGCATCATCTAATTCACCGACATCCATCGATATTTCAAGATCGGTTGCATCTGGTATTAGTAGACTAGAGAATCCAAACGAAGCTGATGATAGCGTTTCCGCACTTCCTATTTCCAACACATCTGGTTTCGTTGCTGATGAAAAGACAGACTCAAAGAATCCTGAGTTAACAAATGCGTTGAAATCAGCTACAGGTGCCAACTGTGATGAAAAAGACACGCAGTTTGTTATCATGGTTGATGCTGGTTCCACTGGTTCCCGTGTTCATATCTATGAATTTAACACTTGTACCTCCCCACCAACCTTAGTGAAAGAAACTTTTGATATGTTAAAGCCTGGTCTATCATCTTTTGATACAGATTCTATCGGTGCCGCTAATTCTTTAGATCCTTTACTACAAAAGGCTCTAGATGTAATTCCACTTGACAAGCGAAGCTGTACGCCAATAGCAGTGAAAGCCACAGCAGGTTTGAGACTTTTGGGGGAAGCCAAGAGTGACAAAACTTTAGCTGCTGTCAGATCACATTTAGAGAACGATTATCCATTTGCTGTTGTCAAAGGTGATGGGATTTCTATTATGAGcggtgaagaagaaggtgtCTATGCATGGGTTACCACCAATTATTTGTTGGGTAACATTGGCAGTAAAGGTGATAAATTACCAACTACTGCAGTTTTCGATTTAGGTGGAGGTTCCACACAAATTGTTTTCGAACCAAGTTTTCctccaaatgaaaaaatggtTGAAGGAGAATACAAGTATGATCTATCCTTTGGTGGACACGATTATTCATTATACCAATTTTCCCATTTGGGCTATGGTTTAATGCAAGGTAGAAACAAGATAAACGCTGTTCTTGTAGAGACTGCTATTAAAGACAACAAGATTACTAAGGGTGATACCACGACAACACACCAATTGGTTTCTCCGTGTTTACCACCTGGTGTTTCTGCTTTGAAAGAGACAGTCAAGTTGGAGGACGGTAGTACATATCTCGTTGATTTTGAAGGGCCAAAGGTTGCAACGGGCGCACAATGTAGATTCATTGCTGATAGCATCTTGAATAAGGATGCTGTCTGTTCACAACCACCTTGTTCATTTAATGGTGTTCACCAACCTTCTTTGGTTCGTACTTTCAAGGAAACTAGTGATCTTTACATTTTCTCCTACTTTTATGACAGAACTCGTCCACTAGGTATGCCATTATCATTCactttgaatgaattgTATGATCTATCAAGAATGGTGTGCAATGGTGAAGAAGTCTGGGAGAGTGCATTTGCTAACATCGATGGCTCAATCgcagaattgaaaaatgatcCACATTTCTGTCAGGATTTAACATTCCAGGTCTCCTTATTGCATACGGGTTATGATATTCCATTACATAGAGAACTAAGAACCGCGCAAACAATCAACAATAATGAGTTAGGCTGGTGTTTAGGTGCATCCTTACCATTGTTAGAAGGAACCAATTGGAGTTGTAAGCTGTCCAAGGCCATGTAA